A genome region from Campylobacter concisus includes the following:
- a CDS encoding S-ribosylhomocysteinase (catalyzes the hydrolysis of S-ribosylhomocysteine to homocysteine and autoinducer-2) — MPLLDSFCVDHVKMQAPGVRLAKSMKTPKGDDISVFDLRFCKPNEEILPEKGTHTLEHLFAGFMRNHLNGNGVEIIDISPMGCRTGFYMSVIGAPSEEAVKKAWLASMKDILEVKDQDKIPELNKFQCGTYKMHSLEEAHAIAKKILDHGLVIINNDEIKLDVDAMGLKKH; from the coding sequence TAGTTTTTGTGTAGATCACGTAAAAATGCAAGCCCCAGGAGTAAGACTAGCAAAAAGTATGAAAACGCCAAAGGGCGATGATATCAGTGTTTTTGACTTGAGATTTTGCAAGCCAAATGAAGAAATTTTGCCAGAAAAGGGTACTCACACTTTAGAGCACCTATTTGCTGGCTTTATGAGAAACCATCTAAACGGCAATGGAGTAGAGATCATAGACATCTCGCCGATGGGCTGTAGAACTGGCTTTTATATGAGTGTCATTGGCGCACCTAGCGAAGAAGCCGTAAAAAAGGCATGGCTTGCTTCTATGAAAGATATCTTAGAAGTCAAAGATCAAGATAAGATCCCAGAGCTAAATAAATTTCAATGCGGCACTTATAAGATGCACTCACTTGAAGAGGCGCATGCCATAGCAAAGAAAATTCTTGATCACGGCTTAGTCATCATAAACAACGACGAGATCAAGCTTGACGTTGATGCTATGGGACTAAAAAAGCACTGA